In Lycium ferocissimum isolate CSIRO_LF1 chromosome 7, AGI_CSIRO_Lferr_CH_V1, whole genome shotgun sequence, the sequence ACCAGCTTGCACCAgagcacttccatagaccggaggtgctgtttctgatatattcttttgtgtatattcttggatatggtggggtcctgtcccatcttcatgacttcagagtttcagttagaggctcgtagatactcatgtgTGGGTAGTGGATGTTATGTGACCCTCATTGTATATTCCGTATATTATCCTTTTGCTGCCACGAgggcttgtatatatatgtgtgtgcgtaTATGCTTTATGGAGTTTGCATGTGTACAGGTTAAGATGATAGTGGTATGATATGTGGTGCTcgatagtcagctccgggtgtccgtcatggcccactaggcgggtcgtgacacatacgaTAAGTAACGGAAGAGAATtgcgagtaacaagttaatgatgatttaacgaTGCTTTAGAAAAgattataacgtcccttagattgttaatgaagagttataacgtcccttagattgttaatgaggtgataaacaagtgttaagaaggttccataaggattggagatcaaacgaagtgacgagaataaGATCAGTGAACTAATGGGTTATACAgtcgattatacggtccgtataatggaccgcagaaccatcacagtgaaggtccctcactgatgggattatacggttaattatacggatcgtataatgtgccgtataatggtcacagagaagagATGTTAAAGGGtcgatttcacggtcacttatacggaccgtataagtttatacggaccgtatattttccCAACAGATCAGATTtctaagttattaaaaaggggaccaagttcattatttcatttccatttttcactctagaactctctagaacacttcttccacaaaaattcaagagatattagtgattatgtacatcaaactaagtgaatcaagtgtaagaaacccattaaagttcatccaagacaagaaaccCAAgggaaggtgaaactagggttttgctcaagtgaagtgtttgcacccaaggttcattcctacaccatctaaggtaagttttatggtatttccatgttgtttacggtatttgaaagttgaaacacttggattatataaggaaataggaaatgggtcatgaatgtgggaatagcgtcacttttgagtaaatgtttagattgagtcatgattcttgatatgttatgattataatcctgttataaatgatatgaatgaacgtaatcgtgtgttatgaccatgaatgtgGATGATGGGAAGTGGATTGAGAAGTAAGGTTAATGTaagtgaataaaggctattgttatgatgttgtgaatgttagtattgatgtttgggagttgatatatgatatggagaaagtcgtataaataaaggagatgctgtccaattttctctagctttagtcaagtatgctaagctatcgattttctaatgttagtatgtactctaatgaaggtagaaacgtgagcattgaagaagaacgtgcaagtgatagaatagttgaacggaaaggtatgtaaggctaacccttctttcataaggcatggttcttggccaaatatctattcttctatgagcctatgatattcttcaatgattctatctctaaaagtgtcacgacccgagctacgggccgcgacgggtatccggggctgacCATCGAACACCGCTCATCTTGtgtacttatctgctctcattcgtactatatgctcataatcatataaaactaaCATCAGTTgcaacataattacttttataaacataagcccttcggctatcaaaataatatatacatgcgtatacatacagaccatgggaccatactacccacattgcgtatctacgagcctctactagagtactagacatatggacgggacaggaccccgtcgtgcccaatcatgactacatacatatatatatatatatataccaaaagaataatctcccagtggcacctccggaaaatggagtgctctcgaagTCGACCGCTAGCTCCCAGCCAGAatctggatcgcctccctgtctactgtaggcatgaacacgagcgtcaagaagaaaatgacgtcggtacgaatattgtactgagtatgtaaggcataaacaataataagatatcaatgAAATGGGGAGGtatcaatgaggagcaatctgtaactgactgaatcataaaggaagtaatgcATGCGGACTTACTCTCATagtcatcatcatgtcatatatgcataaatgtataaagcTTGCACGACTATATAGGTGCGGTATGATAATCGgtaacattagcaatagcattgCTTTGCGTTcgggcctcccgcatccggggtatcatctcatgccgccccttagtggtgtacgcccatgccatttggccatggtgtataacTTGCCCGCAGCGTGTGACTTGCCCATACCGtttaggcgcggtgtgatatcatcatgtactcatcatatcatgctcATCATGGTATACTCAACATAATATATTTATCATAACTTGTCATAGTATGCTTGTCATTATATacttattacaatacatgcGTAGGGACTCGTAGATAGTCATACATTATCGggatgacgtaaggtcgtggaccccaggtgtcattatgagcattcataagtatctgcctcaccttgaaggaacaagtataaggtgagtgtgtatAATGATTAACATCAATGGACTATGGGTAACCAAATTAGCTTAATAGGAGCATCATaacatagactatagcatctctagacttaagcttgctatcatcattatcgtatccatctcatatctattatctcgtatagctattcatgagtgaggaCCTTTAACTTACTTGGAGATAGGAATCTCATAAGGGAGGAGAAAATgcatacataggattcatgccttagaaagaaaggactagcctcacatacctttatcatTTAACTAGTCTATcacttgcttgttctccttgaatgcacttgtttataccttcaagagaattcgtatcgacattagctaaacaatcatgaaaacgtacttattaaggctagagaaatttgggcagcatttcctttgtttatactactttcctccatattccatatcaactcccaacattcataacaacaattacaatatcGCAACCAATAGGCATCATCTAATCACATTGCCCACAATCCAtgatttcactacaattctccataatcatgacaaaAGTTCATCGTCGCATTATTTCAtatacaatgcttatttcatgttctaaatatcatttataacgtatttatatcatcaacataactatttccatgattcaactcaactaccattcaataatgacactatcctcatatttgtgacccatttcctatattctttcacaatccatgtgtttcaactcataaatacttcaaataacatgaaaaggtcATGAAAATTACCTTAGATGAAGGAGGAATAAGCTTTGGATGACAAtccaccttttccaccaaaaccctatttcatctctcttgggttttcttgatttgtatgacttttaatgggtttccttcacttgattcacttaatttcttgttattgatccctgatttctctttttttcttatggatgaaaggtttggagtgttctagagctttcttgaagtgtggaggtgggagatgaaatgaaatggaaatgaaaaagggtcccttcTATAAAATGAACTTCAGTCCCGattggaatatacggaccaacatacggtccgtataaaatctactgacctTATGTTGGActgtatatttggtccagtagAATATGTcattctgggctggatctacagctggacatacggtcgaagtagattttatacggccggtatgtcggccgtatgtttgcccgattttcgaagttgtttcgtcgactcgtttgatctccgatcatatggaaccttcttaacaacttgttcaacacttcattaccattctaagggatgttataactctctTCCTCGATGTgtcattaggacatcattaactcgatgctcgaaattcttatccgatacactcGACTTGCCGACTCGTTTCacttaacaactttctctccttaactcgaatgtctttgaaaatcttaattaggatcatcaaatactatttcttaattatccaaacctcgtatacatcatacccctcgatcgtctattcactgtacactaacgAGAAATTTTCCGCGGTGTAACAAAAAGCCACTAAGCTTATGATCCccgatatgttatgattgtactaagttccttatacgataAGTAATCCTTCAAGGAcagatgtaatgaatgacgataatAGTGATGCTAAAAAAATGGCTTATgagcttgtatgtatatgtgcctatgtgtggctactatgaaaccccgagcttgtatggccgggtagaatatattaaatatgtatatatatataatgcgtgCACACGGCTTGGTTAGGTACGGATAACCACGAGGCCTTGGTAGGGCCCGGGTATGTATAACAacttgagccttggtagggccaggtatgtgaaacaccgaaccttcgtggtcgggtatgctatataaatgctatgtatatgatatcaatatgagtacgaatatgctaagtatatgtaatatacgggatatgtatatgtgatatgaatatgagtatgaatggaaatatgactacgaatatgaaaatggatatgtaaatgagtacagATACGACTAcgggtacggatatggatgtatgtacacggatacgcaatagaaatggaatgtccctatgaaaggcaagtaagtgctatgacgatgatactattatctcccatcctatgctatttcatatgttgtttattatgctttcatattgatgttgatcatgctttacatacttagtacattcttCATCTtggcgtccttttgtttgtgaacgTTGCGTCATACCCGCGGTGGCCAGGGAGATGACTTGATCCATGCTTTACTTCTCGGgaactacatagcggagctccatttcgtTCGGAGGTgactttggtatagattcttttgtgtgtacatatttatgggcatggcggggtctgtccgcctatatgatatgacatattcttcttagggctcgtagacatatgtacatggttagatgtgttcggccttgtcggcctagattttgggatattgttttgctagccttgtcggcttatgtacattgatatgggcatagttgctaatgatgatataaatgaattgacgcccaatgggattagtatgattgatgaatgaaaagtatgatttagctatgtggctcacctagatgtaatgtgaaagtatgttaagaggtgcccgggtgggttagcaccgggtgcccgtcgcggccctccggttgggtcgtgacataaacaCATAAGGGCCTCTTTTAATATTCGGATTGGACGAGTCCGGCCCAGGCGGGGATGAGAGGCGGGCGATTCCATTTAAATGGATAAGAGGGGGTATACCCCccccttttatttcatttccctttttgcAAATAAACCCCGCTCCCCCGTCTCTCTCTCTTCACTCTTTGGTATAACCCTAGCGACgtcttgatttttttcatcatatctcTCACTTAAAAATGGCATGGTTGCAGAGCATAGCTGATGAATACAGCTATTACATGCTTGTTATGGTGAAAGCATTAAATGTTCCACCCAATTTCATGATCTTTTTACCCAAACACGGTAATGAATCTTTGTTTTTActcatttttcagattttttcaGTCACAGtcatgattttcttttgcttttaggTTATATTGTTTATTATTCTTTGCAATTTCCTATTGGTTTAGATCAACCCAAGAAGGGTTAGATCTGACCTTATGTGTGTTATACCTTTAGATCTGGGTGGTTGACTTCATTTCTTGAGTGTTTGGTGCTGGAAATGGGTTTGTCCCACATCGTTCATAATAAGTCTTGGAtggatttttggggttctataaatagaacccgactctcacaaaaaaaaaaaaagggtcggtaaaacaaagtgaaaaataggcagatagaaaaaatagaaaaagtttgagagttgaagaagttgaaaatttttcgatattttcaaaagcttcatagtaaaattttaataCCTTGACTAAAAATAGTTGGGGTTTTTCTTagttctaaaatattttcttgctttactttattttttcacGTGGCTGAGTTGTTGAGGTTGGAAGCATAAAGCTCCCAAGTCCATTCTTGTCTTGGTTGCGCACATAAAAGCTAACCCttgattcatttatttattattatttagaaTTTGGTCTAGCCTAAGTTGTGTTTGCATTAGTTAGATTGCTTGTGGTTTGATGCTTGCTAATGATGGTTCCTATTGCTAAAGGCTGCTATATTTGgttatgtgtttaacttatgatTTATTTGAGGCAAAAATAGTAGAACCAGTGTGAATGTTATGTTAAAACTCATTGGAAAGTAGGCTGGTTGGACTTCTTGTTGGTTTGTTCATTTATGTGGCTCTAATGTTCCATGTCTACTGTGAAGTGGTGTGGTTGAAGTACCTNNNNNNNNNNNNNNNNNNNNNNNNNNNNNNNNNNNNNNNNNNNNNNNNNNNNNNNNNNNNNNNNNNNNNNNNNNNNNNNNNNNNNNNNNNNNNNNNNNNNTGGAAGTGTGGAAGATTGTGGACTCCGTTTTGGCAACTTCATGGGCTCCTCTAACCATATGAATAACACCCGTGTTTTTAGCGGCTTGCTAGATTACAACAAGACCAATAATCCAGGTACATATgaacatattttttatatatacttcTTATTAATTGGATAATAACGATCTTGACTAATGGTTATTTTTTTCCAGACTTTTACAATTGGCACAGAATTATGATCAAATATTGCGATGGATCTTCATTCACAGGAGACGTTGAATCAGTCGATAAAGTACGTCACCACATTTGTGTTATCAAATGTAGACTTTAATTATGTCCCATATATTTATAAGTTATAGAAGTGGAATTATGGTAATatgtcaaaattatttttcaggCTACCAATCAACATTATAGAGGTGCAAGGATTTTTCAAACAATTATGGAGGAGCTACTAGCAAAAGGAATGAAGAATGCAAAAAATGTATGGTCAATTAGTGGAAATTAAACTATCATTTTAATAAACAAAACTACAATAAATTAAGAAAGGAGTTTAAGCGTTGTGAATTGATAGTTTGTAATATTATTATACCATCAGATTAAGTTACCTGTAACAGCATGTAGTgttttaaaacaagaatgataacttgaaaaataaaataaataatatagatTAAATTGTGATGATAGTGCAAAGAATATTACTGACGGTTATCAATGAATTTTATTGATGGCAGGCTATTCTTTCAGGCAATTCAGCTGGTGGATTGGCTGCTATGATCCATTGTGATCGTTTTCGATCTCTATTACCTAGCACGCCTAGAGTGAAATGCCTCTCAGATGGTGGCTATTTTTTACTTGAGTAAGATTCAAATAACTCAGAAACTAAAAAGCATTGAACCATAATTGTATTTTgtcaataacaacataataattacagtttctttcttttagcaATGATGGCAAGAGAGGGAAAGTATTGGAATCAACCTTTGCTGCAGTGGTTAACTTACATGTACTCTTCCTCAATCTTTCTCTTTATTACAGACAAATAACGTACTCCctatgtctcaatttatgtggcatactttcttttttagtctgtcacaaaaagaatgtcatctttcgaatttataaataatttgacaaaaaaatctcttttgacccttaatgagatgactTAGAGCCACACAAGTATCTAAGTCTtgttttggaccaaattttttaaaaatcttattttcttttttaaactctaTGCCTAGTCAAatgatgccacataaattggaatggagggagtattatttttgtcctttttattttattttttataacggTGGTGTTTGGGCGTACTTGGGCACACATCTTAATTCCATTTCACCAAGTATCTGCTATCTCCTATCAACAAAAATATCGAATAACTCTATCCATGAAAACATAGGTAGATGGGAAATATATATCGTTCTGGTCACTTTCCACATGCATTCATACATATTGAAAAATTTATATACTtgtgaatacatatatatattctatttcaTGATTTGTCATAACTATATTCCAGGTTAATTTCGTTGACGGTCACTCAACTTTTACTTTATTTCACTAAAACCATTAAACTTATTTTATAAATGAATAAAGTGCTCATTTCAGTATCACAAAAGTCACTAAACTTTTATTCGCAACAAAAGCAGTCACTCAGCTTTGTGTAAATATCACAAACAATAATTaggatgaaataaaaaaaaagttgttgtaaTACATTTGATTATTCTCATCTTGCAAGATGCTTACATGAACTCTTTTATTGGGTTATAGAATTCAGCAAAAATGTTGCCTTCATCATGtacttcaagaaaattggaTCCAACATTGGTAAGAGCAATTTCATCACCAGTCTCAgttcataatttcatatataaCTGACTTATTTTCTTATGTATCTAAAACTAataatttcacaaattataaCTTGCAGTGTTTTTTCCCACAAAATTTACAACAATATATCAAGACACCacttttcataatcaattctGCTTATGATTCATACCAGGTTTGTTTAAAAGCATAttcttttaatttccttttccAATTCAACTATAGTactttgttatttttattgatcAAATTCTTTTTGGTGTATATTTACAGATAATATTTACCGTTATACCCTCCGCACAGAGAGCTGACTTTAAGGAAAATTGTATGCTAGATTTCAATAATTGCTCTTCCGATCAGCAAAAGATGTTACGAGGTTGGTGCCACAATACTGTCTGAATCATAATAGTATTTCATGGAAAATCCTTTGCGAGATTGGATATTTTTCACATTGAAAATGCGATAAAGCGCGACCTATGATTCATGATATGAAAATCAAAATgagaataataaaaaaattgtcaTTCTTGAACAATAACAATTCTTTTCACTTCAATTAAAGGCTAACGCAACCATTATAATATATAGTTGGTGTGGTATCAAGATATAACTTATCGTACTAGATCAGATGGTATGATTTATCGATCATGAATCACATTCTGGTAgagtttttttgttgttttaaaattaattcatttggCTTTGagttttcagattttggggCAGAATTTGTAAGTGCATTACCAAACTCATACAGCCCTTCACAAAGAGGAATGTTCGTCAACTCTTGCTTCATACATCTACAAATTTCCTACAGTACCAGCTGGACTAGTCCTTTACTCATGGTGAACAATAAGGTAATCAATAGCTCCCAATTTTTGTCAAACTTTAAATTTGTTTAAACTACCGATGcgaaatttacatttttttaacaGACAGTTGCAAAGGCATTTGGTGACTGGTTCTTTGAACGAGATCTCTGCCGAGAGACGGTCAAACTACAAGATTTGCCACAAATATGTCGTCCACCCCCTCAACCGGCTCAAGGTCAACGCGAAGACCCCCCAAAACGACTCTGATCAGGACACCACTGCTTAGTTGGTTTTAATTTGGCTCAACCTTAGATGCAAGACCAAAgaatcttcttttttatttagcAATGAGCCAAAGGTGCTATGTTGCTCCCaatgcacacgcaagtatacgtggtcacCAAGTAATATATTGATTTTTATAGTCGGATATTGTACCCACAAAGATTTATAATCAACAGTTAAACTAGGATGCAGTAATACTGCTAATTATGCAAGTATGTGTGCAGAATGTTTGATTGTTTTGTAAACTAATGCAAAAACTAAAGAACTAAATAAGTATGCTAACAGTTTGTCACAAACGTTTGTTTAAGTGGGTTTATCACAGAGATATGAGTATTCCAGGGTTGTGGTTGGTTCACCAATCGTATTGAGTCATGCAAGTACCTCACCCTAGCAGTTTTATTCACGATTGCTAATTAACCGGATTATTAATCTCGTAGTATTCTCCCGAACCACTACTCGCCGATTCGAAGCAGTTCGCCGCCTATATACATAAGAAAATTGACCTGTTAAAAATGCAATTCATTTACAGTATTTAATTGAACGCGGCGactaagtatattcctatcctaacCCAACTATAGGGATAATCAGATCACACCCTCTTTACTTCTTCTCTAATATGATAACATCTTtcccaagtatatatattaaatagtaACTCGAACTAGATTGTTGCGCAGgcaatcaaacaattaagaacATAAGTAGAGAAAGAATCGTATATGAATAAACTACTAAGATGAAAATACGTGTTCAAACGTCAATACTCATGGTTACACCACAACCCCAGAATTATAGAGTTTAACCACTCATAATCGGATTACAACAATTGGTTTTTATGTTCGATctaagaaaagatgaaataatgAAGGTAAAAGAGATAACCCTATGATGAAAAGCCTTACCCCTTGCTCTCTGTGAAATAAAACATCTGAACCCTTATATTCAAAATGACCTAAGGATCTTTTTATAGTGTTGGCAAATAATCCTCCAAAGCCCATTCAAAACGGGTCAAGACTTAGAAAATATTTCGTGTCGACATATCGAGCTCGCTGGGCGAAGTGTATAGCAAGACAGTGTCTCGCCATGACCTTCACTCAGCGAGGCAAAGCAGTTTTCCCATTCTTAGTGAATTTCGCGACTTTTCCTTCGTCACGTGTTGAGCTCGCTGGGCGAAAGGTAAAGAGAGATGGGGTCTCGCTTTCACCTTCGTTTAGAGAAGGGACACCATCATTTTATACttagcattttttttcttgatcttcatcCTTTAGCCACACATAGCTGTTTGGGTGAGCCTTATGGCAAGCTCCCTGCTCGCTCCGCCTTCGGTCAGCAAAGGGGAGCATTCTTCCAACACTtagtcattttcttcttccattttgcAACTATCCATTTCGCTGGCGGCGAGAGCGGGCTTCGCTCTCTGCCTCTCGCTCCTTCCTTCCTTTATTTAGCCAATATTCCACCTTACTTGGTTGCTACATTTTTTTGCTTGCTGAGTGAGAACTATGGTGAGGCGCTTTGAGCTATGCTCAGCGAGGCCTCATCTCATTTCACTCCGAATCGACGCATTTTCCCATATAAATACACCTATCATCACCACCCTACACTTGAACATTTGTTCGTCCTTGAACACACACGAAACACACCCAACTCCAATTAAGATTTGCCAAACTTTACCAAATTGGACAGGTCTACTCAGGATAAAGCCACTGCGATTAGTTAAATATGTACGAGCAACATCTCAAGCAGTACATCAATTTCAAATATGCCAACAACTTGTTCAGAACATCCTAACCTCTAAAACCGACTCGCTTATATGAATTTAGGCAAAAATGGTCCTGCCACCATAGGCTTGGCCTTAATGTCATACTCTATTAAAAAAACATATTAAGCATAGGATCAATAGGACTTTAATGCTTGTAATGTCGGCTAAGGGACAGGTAGGAATTATGTAGGTAAATAGTgactaacctccctaagcacttttaAGGCATACACTTTATCACTTCTGCACTTTCCACTGTTTCGTCAATATTTCAATCATGCTTTTTCACTTCCCCTTATGACCCCCTTTTTCATTAAGCACTCGCTTCATTTTCTTTGTACATCGCTAGCGAGGTGCAATTTTCTACTGTTCTTCTCTTTCAAGTATatcacatttttcttttctttttccgcTCCCCACTATTTTCAACAAGTGCACCCATGAGTACATTTTCACCCATGATACCTTTTTTAAACTCAAGGCCAATGTTAGTTCAAAAGAGGTGTCAAAAAGTGCCATG encodes:
- the LOC132061869 gene encoding pectin acetylesterase 8-like; translated protein: MEELLAKGMKNAKNAILSGNSAGGLAAMIHCDRFRSLLPSTPRVKCLSDGGYFLLDNDGKRGKVLESTFAAVVNLHNSAKMLPSSCTSRKLDPTLCFFPQNLQQYIKTPLFIINSAYDSYQIIFTVIPSAQRADFKENCMLDFNNCSSDQQKMLRDFGAEFVSALPNSYSPSQRGMFVNSCFIHLQISYSTSWTSPLLMVNNKTVAKAFGDWFFERDLCRETVKLQDLPQICRPPPQPAQGQREDPPKRL